In Corvus moneduloides isolate bCorMon1 chromosome 12, bCorMon1.pri, whole genome shotgun sequence, the following proteins share a genomic window:
- the DUS2 gene encoding tRNA-dihydrouridine(20) synthase [NAD(P)+]-like isoform X2, with the protein MTVNTPLSFRGKKILAPMVRVGTLPMRLLALDYGADIVYCEELIDIKMLQCKRVINEVLETVDFVAPNERVVFRTCERERQHVIFQMGSADAERALAVAKLVESDVAGIDINMGCPKEYSTKGGMGAALLSDPDKIESILTTLVKGICKPVTCKIRILPSVEDTVNLVKRIEKTGIAAIAVHGRKKEERPQHPVHCDVIKAISEAVSIPVIANGGSHDFIKEFADIETFQKATAASSVMIARAAMWNPSIFRKEGFCPLKDVMQDYIKYAVRYDNHYTNTKYCLCQMLREQLETTQGKKLHAAQSTQELCEVFEMGDFYEETTAIFEAKKTSLESKTQDEDDQMEDPDVIKMAVRFDKREYPPQITPKMYLLEWCRKEKHPQPVYETVQRPLDRLFCSVVTVAEQKYRSTLWDKSKKLAEQAAAIVCLRTLGVPEGKLCEGENHLINKRKRQDQERLINRDHGEDLAEPSHKKANFIEETSDMNVPKMPR; encoded by the exons ATGACGGTGAACACACCGCTGTCTTTTAGAGGAAAGAAGATCCTGGCTCCAATGGTGCGAGTGGGAACACTACCAATGCGTCTACTTGCTCTGGACTATGGTGCCGATATCGTGTACTGTGAG GAGCTGATTGACATAAAGATGCTGCAGTGTAAGAGGGTTATAAATG AAGTACTTGAAACAGTGGACTTCGTTGCACCTAATGAAAGAGTTGTTTTCAGAACATGTGAAAGGGAGAGGCAACATGTAATCTTCCAAATG GGTTCAGCAGATGCTGAAAGAGCCCTGGCAGTAGCTAAGCTTGT agAGAGTGATGTGGCTGGTATTGATATCAACATGGGATGCCCAAAAGAATATTCTACTAAG GGAGGTATGGGAGCAGCGCTGCTGTCTGATCCTGACAAAATAGAGTCT ataTTGACCACCCTTGTTAAAGGAATTTGTAAACCAGTTACCTGCAAAATCCGCATTTTGCCCTCA GTTGAGGATACTGTGAATCTGGTGAAGAGAATAGAAAAAACTGGCATTGCTGCCATTGCAGTCCATGGAAG gaagaaggaggagaggcCTCAGCACCCTGTCCACTGTGATGTGATCAAGGCCATATCTGAAGCAGTCTCCATTCCAGTAATAGCAAA TGGAGGATCTCATGACTTCATCAAAGAATTTGCAGACATTGAGACCTTCCAGAAAGCAACAGCTGCCTCATCAGTCATGATTGCTCGTGCTGCCATGTGGAACCCCTCTATCTTCAGAAAAGAGGGGTTTTGCCCCTTGAAGGATGTCATGCAAGATTACATCAAATAT GCAGTGAGATATGATAATCACTACACCAACACTAAATACTGTCTGTGTCAGATGTTAAGAGAACAGCTGGAAACTACTCAGGGTAAGAAGCTGCATGCTGCACAGTCCACACAGGAGCTCTG TGAAGTCTTTGAAATGGGTGACTTCTATGAAGAAACAACAGCTATTTTTGAAGCAAAGAAAACGTCTTTAGAAAGCAAGACACAAGATGAAGATGACCAAATGGAAGATCCAGATGTAATAAAAATGGCTGTTAGATTTGACAA GCGAGAATATCCACCACAGATCACTCCAAAAATGTATCTTCTGGAATGGTGTAGGAAAGAAAAGCATCCTCAGCCTGTTTATGAAACT gTTCAAAGACCACTGGATAGATTATTCTGTTCAGTAGTGACAGTAGCTGAGCAAAAATACCGATCAACTCTGTG GGACAAGTCCAAGAAACTGGCAGAACAGGCTGCAGCTATTGTCTGTCTGAGAACACTGGGTGTCCCAGAGGGAAAGCTCTGTGAGGGAGAAAATCACCTGATTAACAAACGCAAGAGGCAAGACCAGGAGCGCTTGATTAACAGAGACCATGGAGAAGATCTTGCTGAGCCTTCCCATAAAAAAGCCAATTTTATTGAAGAAACTTCTGACATGAATGTGCCGAAGATGCCACGATAG
- the DUS2 gene encoding tRNA-dihydrouridine(20) synthase [NAD(P)+]-like isoform X1: MTLHGSPPGVSLSGGTATGMTVNTPLSFRGKKILAPMVRVGTLPMRLLALDYGADIVYCEELIDIKMLQCKRVINEVLETVDFVAPNERVVFRTCERERQHVIFQMGSADAERALAVAKLVESDVAGIDINMGCPKEYSTKGGMGAALLSDPDKIESILTTLVKGICKPVTCKIRILPSVEDTVNLVKRIEKTGIAAIAVHGRKKEERPQHPVHCDVIKAISEAVSIPVIANGGSHDFIKEFADIETFQKATAASSVMIARAAMWNPSIFRKEGFCPLKDVMQDYIKYAVRYDNHYTNTKYCLCQMLREQLETTQGKKLHAAQSTQELCEVFEMGDFYEETTAIFEAKKTSLESKTQDEDDQMEDPDVIKMAVRFDKREYPPQITPKMYLLEWCRKEKHPQPVYETVQRPLDRLFCSVVTVAEQKYRSTLWDKSKKLAEQAAAIVCLRTLGVPEGKLCEGENHLINKRKRQDQERLINRDHGEDLAEPSHKKANFIEETSDMNVPKMPR; the protein is encoded by the exons ATGACACTCCATGGCAGTCCTCCCGGGGTTTCTCTTTCAGGTGGTACAGCAACAGGAATGACGGTGAACACACCGCTGTCTTTTAGAGGAAAGAAGATCCTGGCTCCAATGGTGCGAGTGGGAACACTACCAATGCGTCTACTTGCTCTGGACTATGGTGCCGATATCGTGTACTGTGAG GAGCTGATTGACATAAAGATGCTGCAGTGTAAGAGGGTTATAAATG AAGTACTTGAAACAGTGGACTTCGTTGCACCTAATGAAAGAGTTGTTTTCAGAACATGTGAAAGGGAGAGGCAACATGTAATCTTCCAAATG GGTTCAGCAGATGCTGAAAGAGCCCTGGCAGTAGCTAAGCTTGT agAGAGTGATGTGGCTGGTATTGATATCAACATGGGATGCCCAAAAGAATATTCTACTAAG GGAGGTATGGGAGCAGCGCTGCTGTCTGATCCTGACAAAATAGAGTCT ataTTGACCACCCTTGTTAAAGGAATTTGTAAACCAGTTACCTGCAAAATCCGCATTTTGCCCTCA GTTGAGGATACTGTGAATCTGGTGAAGAGAATAGAAAAAACTGGCATTGCTGCCATTGCAGTCCATGGAAG gaagaaggaggagaggcCTCAGCACCCTGTCCACTGTGATGTGATCAAGGCCATATCTGAAGCAGTCTCCATTCCAGTAATAGCAAA TGGAGGATCTCATGACTTCATCAAAGAATTTGCAGACATTGAGACCTTCCAGAAAGCAACAGCTGCCTCATCAGTCATGATTGCTCGTGCTGCCATGTGGAACCCCTCTATCTTCAGAAAAGAGGGGTTTTGCCCCTTGAAGGATGTCATGCAAGATTACATCAAATAT GCAGTGAGATATGATAATCACTACACCAACACTAAATACTGTCTGTGTCAGATGTTAAGAGAACAGCTGGAAACTACTCAGGGTAAGAAGCTGCATGCTGCACAGTCCACACAGGAGCTCTG TGAAGTCTTTGAAATGGGTGACTTCTATGAAGAAACAACAGCTATTTTTGAAGCAAAGAAAACGTCTTTAGAAAGCAAGACACAAGATGAAGATGACCAAATGGAAGATCCAGATGTAATAAAAATGGCTGTTAGATTTGACAA GCGAGAATATCCACCACAGATCACTCCAAAAATGTATCTTCTGGAATGGTGTAGGAAAGAAAAGCATCCTCAGCCTGTTTATGAAACT gTTCAAAGACCACTGGATAGATTATTCTGTTCAGTAGTGACAGTAGCTGAGCAAAAATACCGATCAACTCTGTG GGACAAGTCCAAGAAACTGGCAGAACAGGCTGCAGCTATTGTCTGTCTGAGAACACTGGGTGTCCCAGAGGGAAAGCTCTGTGAGGGAGAAAATCACCTGATTAACAAACGCAAGAGGCAAGACCAGGAGCGCTTGATTAACAGAGACCATGGAGAAGATCTTGCTGAGCCTTCCCATAAAAAAGCCAATTTTATTGAAGAAACTTCTGACATGAATGTGCCGAAGATGCCACGATAG
- the DDX28 gene encoding probable ATP-dependent RNA helicase DDX28, producing the protein MALGRAGPALALPLLLPRRPAGSGTAAAGSPQPLGAVVRIPWALRLRLQRGVQRRRRGQGEAAAPRPGKLLLRSRRPELSQPRWQTVGRWEQPPLVSAGWKHRKAYGDYFQLEPSQEAAPALQAPPAEAGQGPTFAELGLQPALLAGLERLSIGRPTAVQRLAIPALRRGRSALCAAETGSGKTLAYLLPLLERLLGRPEAAAEAAGPAAPRGLVVLPSRELAAQVGAVAAALCAPAGLAVRGLTGGGAAGGLRRQLRAPPPGPAVLLGTPGALREALRRRFLALERLRWMVLDEADSLMDESFTELLEEILAHAPLAAGAPGPAGPDEERMQVVVVGATFPVGLSETLAKFTDVGRFVTLGTQSLHCLPPHVQQKFVRLKGQDKLPELLQLLKERPSSGGAVLIFCNSASTVNWLSYIMDDHKIKHLRLQGQMSAAARAGIFASFQKDDVSVLVCTDLASRGLDTSNVQLVVNYDFPDTLQDYLHRAGRVGRVGSKARGAVVSFVTHRWDVDLVRKIETAARKRTGLPGMDSSINKPSPKGG; encoded by the coding sequence ATGGCGCtgggccgcgccgggccggcGCTCGCcctcccgctgctgctgccgcggCGGCCGGCAGGCAGCGGGACAGCGGCGGCGGGGAGCCCGCAGCCCCTCGGGGCCGTGGTGCGCATCCCCTGGGCCCTGCGGCTGCGCCTGCAGCGGGGCGTGCAGCGCCGGCGGCGCGGGCagggggaggcggcggcgccgcgtcctgggaagctgctgctgcggAGCCGACGGCCGGAGCTGAGCCAGCCCCGCTGGCAGACGGTGGGGCGCTGGGAGCAGCCGCCGCTGGTGTCGGCGGGCTGGAAGCACCGGAAGGCGTACGGGGATTACTTCCAGCTGGAGCCCTCGCAGGAGgcggctcctgccctgcaggcGCCGCCGGCTGAGGCGGGACAGGGCCCGACCTTCGccgagctggggctgcagccggCGCTGCTGGCCGGCCTGGAGCGGCTCTCCATCGGCCGGCCCACGGCCGTGCAGCGCCTCGCCATCCCCGCGCTGCGCCGCGGCCGCAGCGCCCTGTGCGCCGCCGAGACGGGCAGCGGGAAGACGCTGGCGTACCTGCTGCCGCTGCTGGAGCGCCTGCTCGGCCGCCCCGAGGCagcggcggaggcggcggggccggcggcgccCCGCGGGCTGGTGGTGCTGCCGTCGCGGGAGCTGGCGGCCCAGGTGGgcgcggtggcggcggcgctgTGCGCGCCCGCGGGGCTGGCGGTGCGCGGCCTCacgggcggcggggccgcgggcgggcTGCGGAGGCAGCTGcgggcgccgccgccgggccccgccgtACTGCTGGGCACCCCCGGCGCGCTGCGGGAGGCGCTGCGGCGGCGCTTCCTGGCCCTCGAGAGGCTGCGCTGGATGGTGCTGGACGAAGCGGACTCGCTGATGGACGAGTCCTTCACggagctgctggaagagatCCTGGCACACGCGCCCCTTGCCGCCGGCGCTCCCGGGCCAGCCGGTCCCGACGAGGAGAGGATGCAGGTGGTGGTGGTCGGAGCCACGTTCCCCGTGGGGCTCAGCGAGACGCTGGCGAAGTTCACTGACGTGGGCCGGTTTGTCACCCTCGGCACCCAGAGCCTGCACTGCCTGCCGCCTCACGTCCAGCAGAAGTTTGTCCGCCTCAAAGGCCAGGACAAGCTGCCCgaactgctgcagctgctcaagGAGCGCCCATCATCTGGCGGGGCTGTTCTCATCTTCTGCAACAGTGCCAGTACTGTCAACTGGCTGAGCTATATCATGGACGACCACAAAATCAAGCAcctgaggctgcagggacagatgTCGGCAGCTGCTAGAGCTGGCATCTTTGCCTCTTTCCAGAAGGATGATGTGTCTGTCCTTGTCTGCACTGACCTTGCCTCACGGGGGCTGGACACCAGCAATGTGCAGCTAGTGGTCAACTATGACTTCCCAGACACCCTGCAGGACTACCTGCACCGCGCAGGGAGAGTTGGCCGGGTTGGGAGCAAGGCGCGTGGAGCTGTGGTTAGTTTTGTCACCCATCGGTGGGATGTGGACCTGGTACGGAAAATAGAGACTGCAGCCCGGAAAAGGACAGGTCTCCCAGGAATGGACTCCTCTATTAATAAGCCTTCACCTAAAGGAGGTTGA